CGGCGGCTGCCTGTGGCCCAGGCGGCCAATTTCACAGGCAGCGGCCGTTCGGGGGTGTCCCGAGCAGCGGCGACGGCCGAAAGTGAGGAGGACTTCCTGCGGCAGGTCGGAGTGACGGAGATGCTGCGCGCGGCCCTGCTGAAGGTGCTGGAGGCGCGACCCGAGGAGCCCATCGCCTTCTTGGCGCACTACTTCGAGAACATGGACCTGCGGTCTCCTGCAAACGGCGGCGCCGGGGAGCCCCCGGGCCAGCTCCTGCTGCAGCAGCAGCGCCTGGGCCGCGCGCTGTGGCACCTTCGCCTGGCTCACCACTCCCAGAGGTGCGGCgctgggccgggccgggcctgGGTGGGTAGGGGCCGCGGCCGGACTTCAACTCCCAGCGGGTTCCGCGCGGCTCCCCGCCCCCGGCGCCGGCTCTCGAGCGCGGGGCGTGGTGGGAACTGTAGTCCGCTCTGCCTGGCGCGGGAGGGGCGCGGATGGCTTCGGGCTGCAGGGCCCCGACGGGGCCACCCGAGTGCTGGCACCGGTAGCTCTGGCAGACTTGGGCTTTGGTGATGCCTCTTTGCAGGTGCTGAGGTCCCCCTTGCATCTACCTCACTTTTGAAAATCATGGAGCCCAGACAGGACTTGGCCAAGATCTCAGAGCCAGTCCTCCGAGCCAGGTCCCTCCTAGCTGCCTCGTTCCCAGCGTGGTAGCATCCCCGTCCATTCAGCCAGAAAATGAATATTTACGGGGCTGGGCCGTGGAGATAGAGAGCAATCCAGGTCCCCCGCGGGCAGGAGAGACGTCCTGTAAGGGGCCTGCATTGACACACAGGGAAAGGTGTTGCAGGCACGAGGCCACCGGCTGCACTGGCCTGGAGGCTGTGGGGCTGCAGTGTGCGACCCACGGGAGAGGGGGAGGCCGGGAGCCTTCGCAGGGCTGAAGcatggaggggtggaggggatggcgcctgccccccccccacccccttagaAGCGGGTGAGGGAATGGTCCGTGTCAGGTGGCTGGGGAGGAGCTGTTTGACGCGCAGCATCAACCAGACAAGGTGGGCACTGGATGTGGATGGGCTGGGTCTTGGATGGGGGTGGTCCCCAGAGAGcccaggaagggggaggaagcCAAGTAAGGGAGCGTTTCAGCCTGACCCCAGCACCCTCCTGCCTGGGGGCAGCCCTCCCGAGAGAGTCAAGGTGCGGACCCCAAGCAGGGGAgcacagagaggctgggagggagccGGGTGCGGGAAGGGGTGTGTCGAACGGGCATCCCATTCAGAGCACCCGGTCTCCACCTCAGGGGAAGGGCAAGCGGGTTGTCCAAAGCGACAGCCAGAAAAGGAAACGGCCGTGGCCACCCCTGAGATGGGGACCTGGCGGGGAGCGGGCTGGTGGGCATCCATGGGTTCTGCTGGGTCTGCAGGGGGTTGTGCAGGAACAGCCCCAGGTGGTCCATGAGATGGGAGGTCACTGGTTTGGGGGAAGCTTCCAGAGTGACTTGGGGACTGTTAAGTTGGGAGCTGGGAAAACCTCGAAGCAGGAAGGTGGACAGTTGGGTCGGCAGCTGAGATGTGTGTCGGTGCAGGGTGGCTGTCACCTGGTGgcgggggccggggtgggggtggttgtGAAGGCCTCAGGGGAGCTGAGAAGAGCCCAGGACCCGATTCTGAGGAGCCACAGCCTCAGCGAACCCACAGGAAAGCGTGAGAAGGCAGAACAGACATGAAGGAGGGAACCAGAAGACAGGGAACCAGGACATCTTCCAAGGAGGAGAAGAGTCAGGGGCAGGGTCACCACGTGCAGTCGTGCAAGTCAAGCACTGCACAAGCCGTTCAATCCATAGACGTCACAGACGAGGACCTTTATGTGAAGGGTTTTTGCAGAGCTTTGCCTAGTTTATGCAAAGGCACCTTGTGGGCTGGCGGCGGCCCTGCGTCCAATGGCCCTAGAGATGAGGGCTGAGAAGTGTCTGTTGGATTTAGAACCAAGGGGGCCATTTgagtgtcctggggctgctgtaaccaattaccacaaacttggtgacttaaaacaacagaaatttattctcccacagttctggaggccaaagtCCGAAGTCCAGGGGCAGCAGGGCTGTGCCGTCTCTGGAGGCTATAGGGGaaggtccttcctgcctcttccagcttctggaagcTCCAggcatccttggcttgtggccgcatccTCGCAGCCTCTGCCTTGTCTTCCCGTGGCTTCTCTTCTGTGTCACTCTCTCAAAAGGACACTTGGCATTGGTTTCAAGGCTACCTCACCCCACCTCCAGACCCTGAACTAATTACATCTTTCAAAGAccgtatttccaaataaggtcacactcacagGTTCCGGGTGGACGTGCACCTGGGGGGACACTATTCACCATACTGAAGGGGTGTTGGAGCTGTTCTCAGGAGGAGCAGAGTGAGTGGCCGGTGCTGGTGGCACACCTGGTCTCCCCGAGGTGGGGCTGGTGCTGAACTCAGAGATACGTTCCCAGTCAAGAGCCCCATAACCTCGGCTGCCGGGTCAGAAGCAGAAGCCAGGCCAGGCGGGTCCCCCCGAGGCTGGGCAGCTTCGTCCCTATGctgaggggtgggctggggaatTCCGGGGCTGCTCTTGAGAGCGACCTCAGCACGAAAGATTTGGGGAGAACTCAACCAAAATCCCCTCTGCTGTTGTCTCGAAATCACACGTGCTGGCTGCTAGGACTGGTGACGGCCCTCAGAGCACAAACACAGCAGACCCGGCATGGTGCCCCAGGGCCGCTTTCTAAGCCACCACGTGCTAATAGGAACAGCAAGAGTGCCAACCGCTGCAGGTCCCCGTGGCCCCAGAAAACATGCAAAGGCACCAGAGGGTCTGGGCCAGTCTCCTCAGCTCCGAGCATCCTCTGTGGGGTGTCCCGGGCTCTGTGGGGTGTGGAgcggcctccctgcccccacccactcgATACCGGGAGCCCTCCCCATTGTGACAAGCACAGACGTCCGCAGACATCACgcagtgtcccctgggggcagaATCTCCCCAGACAAGACCCCCCAGATTATGGGATTCCACGGACCCCCCAGGAGACTACGTCCCATGACCGTCTGACCTCTGAGGTCCTGGGATGCTGCACACATTTAAATACACAcctgagtgggagggaggggaggagacacACAGACACTGGGGGCCACCCTGGTGCACACCGCCTGACTCAGTGGGAATGTACGCAGGCCTCTGGTGTGAGCAGGGAGAGGACCCAATTTCTTTCCAAACAATTAACCAGAGTCACTCCTCAGCACTGCTAACACAGGGGGAGCGCGGTCACTCTGTGCGGGGCCATCCTGGGCCCTGCAAGTGTTGGGCAGCCTCCTGGGTCTCCACCCACCCAGTGGTGGCAACCATAACTGTCCCCAGAGTCACCAGTGTCCCTTGGGGGCAGAGTCACCCCGTTGAGAGCCCCCGGTCTACCTTGGAAGTCTCCATGTCTCTGTGACAAGACCCGTAAATAGGTTCTTTTTTAACAAATGCCCACGTGCTTTGCAAACTGCTCCATGTGGGAGCTGACACAGGCAGAGCCTGAGGACCAGAGCCCAGGACGGCAGACGGTGTGAGTGCTCCCTCATGGCTGGGAGCCCCCGGGAGGGCAGCCTCGAGATGGGGTGTGGCCTTCCTCTGGCTTCTTGCCTGACGCTGTCATCTCACTGGACCGTAACTGCCCCCCTGTGCGTCTTCCTGCCCGCGAGGCCCATGGTAAACAGAACCTGGACAGCGCTGAGTGGCAGCTGGTGACAGCTAATGACAGGCGCACGCGGTCCCCTGCCACACGCCGAGCACAAAATCTACCCTGTGTCCTCCCAAGAATCCTGAGACGCAAGGACTAGAACCCTTATTCTCCAGAGGAGGGAAGCAGGGCGCAGTGGCTAGAACCGGTGCAGGTCTGGGCCAGCCAGGAACAGCTCTGAGCACACAGGGTGCTCAGGGGTCCGCACACGCCGCCGCCTCTGGGGGGATTGATTCAGCTCAAGACAACGAGTGGGTCGACCAGGTTCCTTGGGGAGGCATCAGGCAGAGCTGGGCGGATGGTGGACGCTCAGGCCCCATCAGGACGAGCCATCAGGCCACAGGGACACACCCGAGACCTCAGTGGCCTCACATGGCTGCTGCTGGGTTGGCAGGAGCTCTGCTCACTCAGCCTTGCGGGGAGTGGACCCTCCACGGGAAGTGGGCCATGCTGTCGTGGGGGTGTGGTGGCCTGCCTTCAAGACACCCCCGAGATCCACACACCGCCCCCGCCCCGTATTCACACCCTCGGGCAGCTGCCTGCGTTGCCACCCTGCCGGTCACCCGCTCCAGGGGCCAGTGCCGTGACCTTAGCACACTCACACTGCCCCGTGGGGAGAGGCCTCCGCAGGGAGCCTTCAGGGGACAGCAGCCCTGCCAGGGTCCTGGTTGAAGACTGAGCCGGGACCACCAAGCCAAGCCATTCCCAGTTCCTGACTCAGGCTGCGACGTGATCTAGGTGTGGGGGTAACTGCCACGCGGCCACAGAGTTGACACGGGCGTCATCACTGCCAGATCCCCCGGACCCACTCGTCCTGGTGAAAGGAGTTGATAACAAAAGCTCCTGCAAGGGGTTACTGTGAGACGGCAGCAGCTAACACGGTGCCAGTCCTGGGGACGGGAGCGTGACGCTGCGTCTGGCACCCCCAGCGCTTCACGGAGTGATCTCACTGGCCCTAAAGCACCAGCACATCCTAAGGACCCAAGAAGTGAGAAGTGAATCCCAGATGGGCAAGACCCCAggtcctccccccacctctctgggcctcagttcctcctctgtaaagggCCTTGACCCACGGAGCTCACTGGGTGAGCATGTCcatccctgggccctgccctgggcaccTGCCGTGCTCCGGCCCAGCGTGGACCGGGCTCGCACCCACGCTGACCCGTACAGGTCCCACAGATAAGAGTGGAGCTGGGCTCCCAGAAAAGGCGAATGTGAGCCCTGGGGGTGCCCCTTCCTCTGTAGGACCCTTGGCCTGGCCGCTGCCCTGAGCCTCACTTCCCCTTTGCTTTAGTGGAGATGGAACTGGGCCTCGGCCGGCCGCCAGCTGTTGAGAGAAGGATGGGAATGAGACCCGGGTTATCTAGATGCCCAGGCTCACCCCAGCCCACTCACTTAACCACTTGTGAGGCTCCAGCGTGGCCAGGGCTCGTGGCGGGACATCAGGGTCCTCATGGGGCAGGTGGTAAGTAATGTCAGCGCCGTGGCTGGTCCCTGACGTGACCGTCGGGTCTGCTGTTGCAGCAGAAGGGCAGCATGTCTGGGTTGACGTGGCCGCCTGCGGATAAATCTTTACCCACGAAGACAGGCGGCAGCGGCTTTGAGCCACAGTGTGGGTTACTGCCTCTGGGCCTGCAGGGGTGAAAAGAGACAACCCAGGTTAAAAGGTAGGGATGTGTCCTGCCACGGTGGCACCCCGTGGGCACACACACATCATCGATGGAATGGAGAGTCCATGGGCGGATGCCCATCGTCGGGGTCAGCAGACGTTTCTGGGGCTCCTGGGCAGTGTTCTGGGCGCTGGGGCCGTAACAGTGACCAACAAATAAACTCCCTGACATAGGCCCCTGGGCtgagctggtgggagggagggaacttGTGAGGACACCACAAAGAGAAGTACAGGAAGGGGTTAGGGCGTCAGGGAGGGTCCCCCCCATAAGGTAACATTGAGCAAAGGCTCAAAGCCGTGGGGAGATGTGGGGGAGGGCGCTCCAGGCCAGGGCGCCgctggtgcaaaggccctgaggctggacgAGCCGGCGCgttgggggaggggccggggggcaggggcggggctctGGCGCGGCCCGACGGCCCCTCCGCCCGCAGGACCGCCTTCAACAACAACGTCGGCGTGGCCTACGAGTGCCTGAGCGCCAGAGGGCGCAAGAAGAAGCCGGGGCTGGACGGGCGCACGTACAGCGAGCTGCTGAAGCGCATCTGCCGGGACGGGGAGGCCCCCGAGGAGGTGGTGGCGCCGCTGTTGCGCAAGATCCAGTGCCGGGACCACGAGGCCGTGCCGCTGGCCGTGTTCCGCGCGGGGATGCTCACCTGCTTCGTGCTGCTGGAGTTCGTGGCGCGCGCCGGCGCCCTCTACCGGCTGTTGGAGGACCCGGGCCTGGCCGTGGCTGACCGCCACGTGGGCCAGGCCGTGCTGGACACGCTGGAGGGGGCCCTGCAGGCCAGCGACGACACCACGCCCGCGCGCTACCTGGAGGCCGGCTCGCGCCTGGGGCCCGACAGCCTGGCGCTGGCCATGGACCGCGCGCTGGTGGCCCAGCGGCCCAGCGCCCCCATGACCCGGGAGGAGTTCCTGGAGAAGGCGGCCGCCCTCTTCATCGCCAAGGTCAAGCCCGTGGGCTGAGCCCTTCCCTCGGCCGCCGCTTCCTCCTCCCGGATACCTGGGGCCCTCGGGGTCCGGCTCACCGGGGCCAGGACTGGGGTGTCCCTGCATGCCAGGGGTGCAGGGAGCCCCCTCACCCAGCTTCCCGCCTGGAATGATGCCCAAGCCCCCTTCGGGGGTAGGCCAAGGATCCCTTCCCGCCCGCCTGCCCAGGCCCCTCTCCtcagcagaaataaaaatctgttccCCAGGCTgacctggtgtgtgtgtgtgtgtgtgtgtgtgtgtgtgtgtgtgtgtgtgtacccgtGTCCAGCCCCCAGCACGCTTCTCTGGAAACGCTCTCCACTCGGGCGCACCCTGGCCAGCCCCAGCGGGTCCCACCACTGCCCAGAAACCCCAGGGAGCCCCTGGACTCAGCTTTATGGGGGCAGAGGGCATTGGGGCACCCAGCGAGGTGCCCTGGAGGCACAGCCCCGAGACCTGGGAGGCATGGCTGGCCCCCAGCCTGCCCTCCACGAGCGCCCCGCCCCAGCAGTTCCTCCCTGGACCTCGGCTTCCCCAACCGCCAAAGGGAGAGGTCAGCTGGGCAGGTAGTCATGATGGTGACGATTGAAACAGCTAACACGTCTGAGACCTGACAATGTCTTGACTCACCGCCGCCCTATACGGAAGGTAATCCACTGCCCGCATTTGGCAGATGGAGAAACCAAGCCCAGAGGAGTGAAGGTCGCAGCACCAGCAAGGGGCCAGCAGGGATCCGAACCCGGGCCCGCGCTCTGTAATCCAGAGCCACAGCGCCTTCACCACCGCCACGGGGCCCGCCCGGGATCCAGGCACACCCGTTAGAGTCACCAAGCGCCCTGGGTGTCCCCCTTTCCACCAGCAGGAGCACATCCTGGACGGAGGATTCCGCAGGAAGCAGATTCCCAGCCCAGGACAGTTGCAGGCGGGTAACTTCACTctcggcctcagtttcctcctctgttaaaTGGGACCCAGGGCACCCCGATTTTGATTGAGGGAGATCACACGCGGACAGAATCTAAAGCCTTTTTCGAGCTACCAATGGCAGGGACCACCTTGCCTCCCGTTTCCCAGCACCTGCCCTTGGCTGGTAATCGATAAACCAGTGAGTGGCGCTGTGTTTTCCAAAAGCAGCCACGGCTTCCTTTCTGTTCCCATTTGCTCTTCTTGAATCTCCCAGCCCCCTAAAGAGGCAGGTAAGAGGTGGAATCtgcatcccctctccttgcacttGGGGGCTTTTGTGACAGTACTTGGCTTCCAGGGGATGCGGTGGCCACGCAGTAGCCTGAAGAAGCACAGGCCACACAGGGGTTCCTGACTGGAGACTCCTGCTTTGCAGCTAAATGAATGAACGTTACCATTTCAAGCCACGAAGTTTGTGGGTCATTTGTTACATAACCAGTAGCTTCACAAAGGTGCCCCCCTCCCTCAGCATTAGCTGTTACTGACACCGCACACAGGAAATGGGCCGGCGTGTCAGCAGGCTGAGACCCTTAGGGGGCTGGATGGCCTCGGGGAGCAAGCTGTGCTGAGGCCCCTGCGGCATGGAGCTTGCGGCCGGGCAGGGCATCTGCACGAAATGCGCAGTGCAGGTGGACTCATGGGCTCCAGCAGCCTCCGGTCAGCTCTGCGGTCCCCTGGACTAGACAGCGTGTAGCAGGTGTCACTGGTGCCACCAGATCCCCTTCCCATCTGCCGAGGCTCACAGCTGCCCCACCAGAGACCAAGCCATGTGGCCCAGGAGGCCTCATCCCCCCATCTGGGGCAGGAGTGGCCAGTGGCCACCAGGGGATCCAAGAGCTGGTCCGCTTGCCTCATGGGACGCTAACTCACATTCCAGGGTCCCCCCCCGGATCAGGCTGAGGCCAACTCCACCTGGGGTCACCTTCCCTGCCCCACCACCTTCCCTCACTGCCACCCCCGAGTCACCATCACGCCTGGTCTTGGATCCTGAATCCCTGGTTTGACCTTTACAGGCACAGCCTGGAGAGGCTGAGCTGTCCTGCTTATCTGACCTCACAGCAGTGTGGATGCTCGGCCTCCCCGCCTTCCAAACCCCGCGCCCCCATAGCGTTCACTCCACAGCACCCCGAAGGCTCCTCTTCCCCAGCTTCCCTGGGGAAAGGCGTCCTCCTTCTGGGTCAGggacctctcctctcctttcctcatgCTTCCTCCTCACTTGGCATCTCATCCAGGCCATGGCTTCCATTACTGCCTGGTCACCAAGGAGTCTCAAATTCACATCTcaggcccagccctgctctgctccagccccGGGGAGCCAACCACTTGCTGGGCGTCTCCTCAGGGACATCCCAAGGACATCCCAGGCCTGCCACATCCAGGACGGAGCCTCCGGTCAGCCCCCCTGACCCTGGGGGTCCTCTGGAGTCTGTGGTCTCCAAGGAATCCCCCGGTCcacccaggaccagggctcagcCTGGATGCCTCCCCTGTCCCCTCAGCTGGCCCTTCTCCGCATCCTGTAGGTTGCACATCATAGCTTCATCCTGCCTGCGCCTCCCCACACTGGTCCAGCCCTCATCTTCACTGCCCTGGGCGACCCCACCAGCCAGTAGGAGTGCTCCAGGCACCCTGGCCTCAGTGCTTGGTTCAGGAACAGCACATGACTCCCAGCTGGCCAATGAGATGCAGCCCTGGGACTTTTTCTGGGGTGGCTGAGCTGGGAGGACCTGGGCCTGGATCCTGGAGCCATCTGGTCACCACAAGGCCTGTAAACACAGTGAGCACTCAGGAGAGCTGAGCAGAGAGACTCTCCCCAGCTTTTTTCCTTGACTCTGTCCCCTCACTCTGCCCCAGGCACACTGGTCTCTAGCTGGTCCGGCTTGTCCCTACCTCAGGCCTTTGCACGCGCTGTTCCCTTTCCCTGTAACACTGCTCCTCCAGACCCAAGGGGCTCACCCCATTCTGGTCCccactcaaatgccacctcctgaGAGGCACCTCCCCCGAGCCCCTATCCGAGATAACTCTCCGGCTCCACTCCCGTTGCTAATGCCTCACTGTCCTTTACTTTTCTTCAATTATTGCTATCAGAAATtgcttactaaaaaaaaaaaaaaagaaattgcttacTTATGTAACAGCTTGCTTATGTCCCTTCTCCCTGTCTCCCCAAGGGGAgggatttttacatattttattcactgctgtaccCCCAGCACCTAGATTTGTCTGTGGAAGACCATGAATTAATTAATCAGTTTTCCAGAGGAAGACTCTGACGCTCATAGAAGCGAGGGTATTCAGTTCCTGTAGCTGTCACAACAAACCactgccaaaacaaaacaacacaaaacaacaacaaaaaaagaacctCAGAAAACCCCACGACAACACAAGTTCATTATCTTACAAGTCTACACTTGAGGACCATTTCCAAGTTCATGGCAGACCTAGATTTGAAATGAGGGCTCTTCTGTCGCATGTGATGGAAGGctcaactcaaactggcttaataAGAAAAGAAGTAATTTATTGACTTGCACCATTGCAAGGGGAGgccaggcatggctggatccaggagcACAAACAGGGTCTTCAGCACTTTCTCATCAGTTGGCTCAGCTTTCCTGAGCACCAACTTTGTTCACAGGCCTTGTGGTGACGAGACGGTCCTATAGCTCCAGGTCCAGGTCCTCCCGGCTCAGACATCTCAGCAGCGTGTCCCCAGAAAAAGGCCAAGTCACGTGCTGTTCCTGAACCAACCGGGGGGCCTAGGGTACTCTGATTGGAGGACCCGTGCCTGCAGCCAGGGCTTGACGATCAGTCCAACTGGAACCTTGCAGACTAAGAGTGGTAGCCCCATGGGAAAATGCAGGTGCTTTGGCCAGAAAATGGGCAGGTAGAAACCCCAGATGTCCACCACCTAAGGATGTTTCAGAGCCTGAGGTGCAGGCTTTCCTGGGGGACAAGGCCTCATGTGGGACCAGCTGGAGGGAGCCACAAACCTGGTACCTCTCTTTACATTTCCAGGGGTGCCCCCACCCACCCAATAACTCCTGCGATAACTCCTGTGGGGTGTACGCAGGGAGACATCTTGGGAAACTTCTCTGGAAGAATCATAAttaattctaattattatttatcGACAAGCTGCCACATGCCGAGGCTATGACACTGGTGCTATGGACAGAGAATGAGGGGCAGAAAATGAGGGACAGAGAACGCTTGGAACAGTGGACAAACAGGGGTGTGCAATCCACTTTATAGATGACGGGCCCCTCCAGGTCCCTCGGGGTGCAGGGCAGAGCCTCCTTACTGATGAAGCTGCTGCTATGCCCAGGGCTTTCTCAGACTCCTTCTTCCATCCCCACAGATGATATATTGTTTTCCTTCCCCAGACGGGTTTACCTGTCTGTCCTCAGCGGGGACCAGCCCAGGGCCAGGTGTCGGGGCAGCCAGGGGAGGAAATCAGCTCAGCTCAGCCCGAGGTGTTGGTGCAACTGTTGGCTGCCCGGGTCACCTGACAGCGAGGCCACCACAGGCCTCGAGTGCCACGCCCACCCTCCTGGGGAGCTGTCACCTGCGGACGTGCAGGGATGGAGGCCAGGCCCCATCCCAACTCTCCGACCCAGAGCTGTGCGGGTGTCCGGGCCCGGGGCGCGGCCAGGTCAGCGCTCTGGCAGGGTCCGGGTGAAGCCCAGGGTGGGGTCAAGGGTCGGCCTGAGACGCGGGCACAGCCAGGGAGGGTCAGGGCTCTGGTCTGGGGTTCGGCCAGGACGGGTGCCGAGTCCACGCTGCAGAGGCGTGCCAAGTGGGGAGGGGCTGCGAGCGGCGGGACCCTCCTGGCTCCAGCGCCcccggggaaactgaggctccggaCAGCTCCgacccggccccgccccgcgaCGGGACGTCACAAAAAGGCCACAAAAGCGCGGCGGGCCGAGCCGGGCGGCGCAGCGCAGCCCTGCCCGCGGCCCCGCGCACAGGGGTCCCGGCCGCTCGTCCGAGCTGGGGCGGCAGCGGCGTCCTCCCAGGGTGTCGGGAACGCCAAAGGGTCTACGGGCGCACCCCCGGCTCCCGGCGGCGCGCTCGGCGGCAGCGGTAGGGATCGCTTCCCGGCGTGCCCCGCGGAGGGGCGCGCAGGCGCGGTCAGGGCGGGCGGAGCGCAAgcgcgggcggcgggggcggggcgcggagGCTGAGGTGAGCGCCGGGCGGCGGTGCAGAGCTACTGGAGCGCCCGGCGGCTCCGGGCGGTGGACGAAGAAggcggccccggccccggcccgtcCCGTGCCCCCGCGGTCCCGCGGCCCCAAGCGCCCCCGGCCCCGGGCTCGTCCGCCGCCGCCATGGCCCGGCCGCTGGTGCCCAGCTCGCAGAAGGCCCTGCTTCTGGAGCTCAAGGGGCTGCAGGAGGAGCCGGTGGAGGGCTTCCGGGTGACCCTGGTGGACGAGGGCGACCTGTACAACTGGGAGGTGGCCATCTTCGGGCCCCCCAACACCTACTACGAGGGCGGCTACTTCAAGGTGAGTGGCGGGGTCAGGGGGCAGCGACCCCCTCCTCCGGCTCCTCggggcccctcccccacctctgccccctgcccccgtcCTCTCCCCTGGTGGGACCCGTTCTCACTGTCTCT
This genomic interval from Phocoena sinus isolate mPhoSin1 chromosome 3, mPhoSin1.pri, whole genome shotgun sequence contains the following:
- the TPGS1 gene encoding tubulin polyglutamylase complex subunit 1; this translates as MDVLPVPLPSAKMAAVEKRRLPVAQAANFTGSGRSGVSRAAATAESEEDFLRQVGVTEMLRAALLKVLEARPEEPIAFLAHYFENMDLRSPANGGAGEPPGQLLLQQQRLGRALWHLRLAHHSQRTAFNNNVGVAYECLSARGRKKKPGLDGRTYSELLKRICRDGEAPEEVVAPLLRKIQCRDHEAVPLAVFRAGMLTCFVLLEFVARAGALYRLLEDPGLAVADRHVGQAVLDTLEGALQASDDTTPARYLEAGSRLGPDSLALAMDRALVAQRPSAPMTREEFLEKAAALFIAKVKPVG